TCGTTAATGGGGTGATTCCAACCCTAAAATATGCCTTACGACTCGTTCGTGATCCAGCGCAGTTTTTACCGCACTATTCAGCCATCCTTGTCGAGGAATTTCAACGCGGTAGCACCATTAAACGTCAGCATATTGTCACATGGCAGGATATTCAACGAGGTATCATAGCCCGATAGGACATTCTCAACGTTGGGATAGGGCGTCGGTGAGCATCCCCACCTGCGCTGCTGCTGATTCTAACCATACTGCCGCCTGTGCCATCGATTCCTTCAGGGCTGCCGGATGAGGTGCAATGCCAAAGGCAGCGGCAATGCCTAGCTTCCGTAGCGCCTCTGGGGTCATGTTGAGCGCCCCACAAAAGGCGATCACAGGGACGCCAACCGCTGCTGCGGCTGACGCCACTGCCTGAACCGCTTTTCCCCCCGCTGTTTGCCCGTCCAGCTTTCCCTCACCGGTGATCACCAACGCGGCGCGGGCAATCCGTTCGGCGTATCCCAAGCGACGAAGGATCGCCATCCCGCCCGGCTCAAGCGCCGCACCAACCCCCGCCAGCCCGCCCCCAAAACCACCCGCTGCCCCACCGCCGGAGAGCATGGCAATCTCTGCGCCGAGATCACGCTGCACTATGGCTGCGAAATGGCGTAGGTTCAGTTCCAACTCGGCGCAGAGCGTTGGAGAGGCGCCCTTCTGCGGGGCAAAGGTGAACGATGCGCCGCGCTCTCCGATAAGCGGGTTATCCACATCGCACAAGATGGTGATCGACATGCCCGCCAGCCGCGCCCGTAAATCGTCCGCCTCAATCCGTGCCAGTCGCCCCAACCCACCCCCACCCAATGCAATCGAATTCCCCTCGGCATCAAGCAACCGCGCCCCCAACGCCATGAGCGCCCCCGCCCCGCCATCATTTGTGGCGCTTCCGCCAATCCCAATCAAGAGCGAACGGCAGCCCCGTTCGAGAGCGGCACGGATGAGTTCCCCCGTCCCGTAGGTTGTTGTTTGGGCGGGATCGCGTCGTGCCGGGGGGAGGATTTCCAAGCCCGACGCCCGTGCCAACTCGATGATCGCCGTTGTGCCATCGGCGACTATCCCAATCTCAGCCTCGGCAGCCTCGCCATCAGCGCGGGTGCAAGGGAGGGTGATTCGCTCCCCGCCTAACCCGTGCAGCAAGACATCCAATGTGCCATCGCCGCCATCCGCCATCGGCAACAGGTCGATCTCAAAGGGCGTCCCCGTCAGGCGGGCGGCACGTTCCAATCCGGCACGGATTGCCTCACAAGCGGCGAAGGCACTCAGGCTTCCGCGAAAGGCGTTGGGAGCAGCGGCAATCCTGATCATAGCGGCGTACATCCTTTCGTGGCTTTGTTTTGCCCACCGAAGTTCGGAGAGCAGACAAGCGCCTTAACGTGGAGCATCCTTCATGTGTTCCCATACCGCATCGGCAATGCGCCGCAGTGACTCCACGCCGCCCGCCGCCATTGCCCGCGTTGTATGGGCGCTTGGGATGTCCAGCGGGCGACGGGCGCTGATCCATGCCCACAGCGCCGCTTCGTCAGTCAAAAGCGGCTGATCGCCAAGCAGTTCTGCATAATGGACGGGGTAAGGCGGATCAAGGGGCAAACATGCCGTTGGAATACCCGCATACTCAGGAAACTGCATCGAACTGTAATCGTGGAGCGCCCCATCGGCAAAGGCACAGGTCGTTTCAAACGATTCATCGGCTGGAATCGGCTCGGCAGCACCTTCATAGGCGGCGCGGCTGGCGGGGTTTGTCGTTGAGGGGTGAAAGCGGACGAACCAACGCCGTCCTTCCGCAGCCGCTGCCCGTAGCCACCCCGCTGCTCGTTCGTGATAGGCGGGCGAGAGGTTCGGGGCAAAAAAGACGAGGGCAACTTCCCCTTCTCGTATATGGTGGCGCTCTCGGCTCTCACGGCGCTGTTCGGCGCTGATGGTGAAGGCGCGTGGCGAACCGCTGAGCGCGATTCG
This genomic interval from Anaerolineales bacterium contains the following:
- a CDS encoding glycerate kinase: MIRIAAAPNAFRGSLSAFAACEAIRAGLERAARLTGTPFEIDLLPMADGGDGTLDVLLHGLGGERITLPCTRADGEAAEAEIGIVADGTTAIIELARASGLEILPPARRDPAQTTTYGTGELIRAALERGCRSLLIGIGGSATNDGGAGALMALGARLLDAEGNSIALGGGGLGRLARIEADDLRARLAGMSITILCDVDNPLIGERGASFTFAPQKGASPTLCAELELNLRHFAAIVQRDLGAEIAMLSGGGAAGGFGGGLAGVGAALEPGGMAILRRLGYAERIARAALVITGEGKLDGQTAGGKAVQAVASAAAAVGVPVIAFCGALNMTPEALRKLGIAAAFGIAPHPAALKESMAQAAVWLESAAAQVGMLTDALSQR